GCCAAGAGGaaggtgggcacagcccccGGGGCCAATCCCCACATCCCTCCTGCCGGGGCACACCTCACCTCCCGCATCCCTCGGGCCGGGCACGTCCCATCTCCCACATCCTGCATCCCTCCGACCCGGGCACACCTCACCCACATCCTCCCGGTCTGGGCATATCCCACCTCCCGCATCCCCCCGGCCCGGGCACACCTCACATCCCGCATTCCCCCGACCCGGGCACTCCTCACCTCCCgcatccctcatccccctggTCTGGGCACATCCCACCTCCGGCCCGGGCACACCGCACCTCCCgccggccccagccccgcgccCTCGGCCGCCCTCGCAGACAAATCCCCGCAGGAAGCGCTCATTAAAACAACAGGGCTACTTATCTGTCTGGAGCCGATTGGCACAAAGCGCTTCCCACGCGTCCCAACTTACCCTCGCAGCCCCTCTCCGGGCAGGGCCAGCCCGCTGTGACCCCTCACCGGACAGCCCGGCCCGCAGAGACAAAGAGCTGggtcctgcacagcccctgtgccagcccagccccacctggaACAGGTGGGCAGGTGTGGGGTAATTGCAGGATGGGGTTCAGCTGATTGTTGGGTGCACCTGTGTGGAAGAGCGCTGGGCACGCCTGGGTAGGATTCCTTCCAGCCAAACCTGTTCTGGAACACCGTGCTTCTCCTTCCCAACCCCAAGGCTGGCTCGGTGTGGATGCTGAGGGGGGAAGGACCCcactgggctgtggctgcacccccagtgcctcagtttccccggtggcagaggggacaggtggATGCCACATGGAGTGGAGGGAGGATAAACGCCCTGAAGGCGtccagggctgtgcctcagtAAAATCCCTGCACAAACAGGTGCCAGCAGGTCAGTGTACCCAAAAATGACATCCTGCTTGAGCCCTTTGTGCGTGCACTGCAGAACAGCTGCGTTTCCATAAGGGAACCCCGGCACTCGTGACTGCGAGCAGACAGCGACACCAAAACGGGGAACTGTTTAAaaccccagcccaaaccatcctgCGGTTCTGTTCTCCCGCGTTCCCCGTGCCCGAATCCTCGCCGGGCAGCCGGGATGCTCCCAAGGCTTCCCGAGGAGCAGCTCTTTCCCGGCGAGAAGCTGGGGTTTGGTTCCCTCTAGTGTCGCTGCGCTCCGCGGCTGAGCGGGACCGGGGCAGGGGGAACGGGGCCGGGGGTTCGAGGGGAGCGGGGAGCAGAACGGGATCCGGGTCCTCGCCAGCTCCAGGGGCTTTGCACGGTTTTACCAAGCTCCAGGGGCTAAACAGCCTGCCCAGGACAGCCGTGGAGGGATTTAAAGCAGGGATTTAGGAGACAGATGTGTACAGATGTGACCTCTGGGGACCACTAAACCTCTGCTTTAGTGCTGGCAGCGTTGGTTAATGGACTTGGATGGTCTTAGAGGGGTTTTCCAACCTCTGTGATTGCAAGGCACGGTCCTGAAACACGGGCTGGGTTCATGGGGACCCTCCTGTGCTTCCAGGCACGTCCTGCTGTGCATCCCACTGCAAATCCCACCGGGAGGAGCCAGCCTGCCCGTCCTGGGCTGCCTTGAGGAGATACTCCCAACCACCTCCTCTTTGGGGGACTTGTGACATGGAAATGGGGGCTGGAATTGCATTCTCTGGGGCTGGAATGGCATTTCCTGGGGCTGCAATGCCATTCCCTGGGCCAGTAATGCCATTCCCTGGGGCTAGAATGCCATTCCCTGGGGCAGTAATGCCTTTTTCTGGGCCTATAATGCCATTCCCTGGGCCTGTAATGCCATTTTCTGGGGCTATAATGCCCTTTCCTGGGTCAGTATTGCCATTTCCTGGGCCTGGAGGGtaattccagctctgctgcccttgcagaggtgctgctgctggatgtgctgccttttcgggagcagagcagggcagagaaaaCCCAAGGCACGTGTCTGGCTGCccgccagcccagcccatctctcctctctccagcgCTCCTCTCTGGCTCCCTGAGTCACCATTTGCTGCTCTCCTCTTTAAACTAACGAGGAGACATTTTGCATTTGTGCTTCCTCATGGGCGAAATGCGTCCCTGGCACcgcgggcagggctggcagctcctccctggctgctccgTGCTGCCTCATCTCCTCTCTCCCAGTCAGGGATGAGCACAGGCCACAGCCAGCCAGAGCCCCTCTCCCTCCTACCTGTCCATCCAGAGCCTGGTGAAGCAAACAGGGAATAAATAACCAGCTCCGAGGGGAAGCTGTTTGCCTCTGGAAGCCTTCCCAGAGGAAAAGGGCACTCCAGTTGCCCACTGTATTATTTACCAAATCCCCTTTGTGCCGCAGAAAAAGATTTGCTCTGAGAAGATTAATGGCTCAAGGGGCTGTGAGAGAAATCCCCCGGGATTGCCTGGTTCAGGGGAGAAGGCCAACACCTCCTCACCgaggagcacagggaaagggccgggggCTGGCCTTGCCCGTGGGTTTGGGTGCTGCCCCTGTCCCCCATCAGTGTCCccataatattttctgaaaaatcctctttgcccaggatcttgtcctggggagctgagaggtctcagaaaaaaatgaaagcaaaaattgTCTGATTGCTTGcgaatgtggtctggagatggtttaccaacaggtgcatctttgattggttccatgtgaattgtttttaactAGTGACAAATCACCACCAGCTGTGTCGGACTCTGAGGGGTCAGGCATGagctttcattttcattgtTGTTTAACCTTCTGATATggcctttctctttctttaatatGGTTTTggtatatgatatgatatagtaatataatataatataatataatataatataatataatataatataatataatataatataatataatataatataatataatataatataatataatatatatttcattataaaattgtataaattatgtgttatatattatatataatatatattatatagtatatattatatagtataaaattatacatatatattatgtaatatatcacaaaagaataaatcagccttctggaaACACGGAGTCAAATTCTCGCCTCTCACCTCGTCCCAGAAACCTCACACCCCATCTCCAGCTGGGGCGTGGGGCCGTGCAGGTGCAGGCACACGtggctgtccccaagcccccaaGCCGTGCAGAATAATGCCATTAATGCCATCTGGTGCCCAGACAGAGCTCCAGACACGGCTTTTCCTCCCCTAATCCCCGGCCCCGGAGCCACGGGGGTTCTGTCTGCGGGgtcctggggagggaagggcagggcaggaggggagccctgggctcagggctgcgGGACCTGGATGAGGATGGGTTCACCTCACACCCTGCTGAGGATGAGTTCCCTTCacaccctgctgccctcctccctgctgggaccctcagctgctgcttttgggggacacagccccaccGGACCCAGTGAGGCACGGCCAGAGCAGTTCTGGTGTGACCAAACCCTTCAGTGCTGCTAAACAGGCACTTTGCATAGAATCTCAGGATCGTTTAGTTGCACAAACACCTCTAAGACGGATGGAGTTTAACCATTAACCATTTTCTTCCTTGGTTGAAGGACTCCTGTTCTGCTTGAGCTGTGCAAAGCTGTAACGAGTCTTTATTAGTGGGTCACTCTCAAGTCAAAATTATATTCCAAAATAATCTCCTTACTGTGTTAAATAAGCACCTCAGATTAGACAAATTGCACGGATTTTGCCTAATAACCTTCCCCCAGCTAATCCTATTTTTCTGTCAATGTCTGACCTCCATTGAAGCCCACAGGAACCCCAGAGTTGGTTTCTCCATCCcggctgtgctgggatgctcGGGGTCACTGTGGGCGGCCCCTTGCACACCTGAACAACCACAGTGGCTTCAGGTGAGGGGAGGACACCCCTGAGCTGGGGTTCCTCACCCAAACCACTCCCGGGTCAAGCAGCCCCCAGACTGACAAATGTTCAGTAACACATAATAACAAAGTAATGAGATGGGACGGAACAGAGAAGAAAGGCAAGGTGAAATATTATTATTAGGATTATGTACGACTACTTACTAAAAGCTCTTAAAAAGGCTGATGGTGTTTTCAGGGGAGGAGTCAAATGCATATATTTCTGCATTCCATTTGCTGCAAATAAGCAGCTGTCATTTTGCTGAATTTTAGTAATTCTTGTTATTTATATGCTGCAGCCAAAATGACGTTTAAAACATATTTGGTGTCTTTGcgtttgtgggtttttctcaTTCTCTCAGCCCTTCAATATTCCAAATGATGCAATTAAGGTTTTTACAGTTGGGGTTTCACTTTATATTTCATTCCTGGTAAATGCATATCCATAAatgctgccccaggctgggagtgagctccctcctgctgcatccctgcctgatCCCTCCTTCTCTGCGTgcttggggtgcccagggcccctttgtccccaggctgcaggggttggggacaggcagccctgtgccctgctgtcacTAGGTGTCTGTGTCGGGCCAGCTCTGGCGCTCAGAGCCAACCTCCCTCCTCCTCGCTCGCCGCCCAATTGTGGGAGagttttgctctttttatttttttcctttttttttttttttttcttttttttttaataggcgTTTCTGGCTGAATCCAAAGCTGAGAGAGGCCGAGAGTTCCCGCAGAGCTCCGTGCTTCATCTGAGCCCCGCTCCTGACCCAGAAGGATCATGTTCtatggagctgggctgggctgaccTTGCCTGGACACCACTTACCCAGCTACTCCacctctccccttcccagcagggcaggcagggattaaaaacagggaaaatccCCCAAACGCGCGGGGAAAAAGATAAAGGCAGTTTATAAAGTGAAAGCAGGGGGAGCGTGAGctcaagaaaagggaaaaagaggaaacgCAGAAGGCTGAAATTCTCCGCTTGCCCTCTGCAGGTGATGCCCAACCCTCGCTGGGGAGTCAGGACTGTTCTGCGAGGCAAATGTAACTCACGAGCAcccccctttctcctttcccttttctcccatACCTGAGCAGGGGTCACATTCCTGctctggaatgtccctttggccactttggggctgtcctggccGTGTCCCCTGGCGGgatcctgcccatcccagggacagcgctgctgtgggagcagcaggaaccagAACTGGAGTGTTCCCAAcacctccccagctcccagcacacagcccagcacggccAGGGTGCCAGGGAGAGAATTAACCCcatcccagcacacagcccagcatggccagggacaGAATTAACCCcatcccagcacacagcccagcacggccAGGGTGCCAGGGACAGAATtaaccccatcccagccagacaTGAGCACACAAAGAGCCCCGCggtgctgccagctgctgcctgcgCATCCCAAGGGAAAGGGAGGTGCCGCAGGATCCAGGACCCGCAGCTGGGAGAAGAAACAACCGGAGCAAAGCCAGGGCGGAGGCGGCTGCCCCGTGCCCCGGGCTGCCGGAGCCTTTCctgggtctgcagggcagaaaaGGGGTTGGAGCCGGGCCAGGAGAGTGGGCGATTCAAACGCCTCGGGCACGCAGTTTAACCTCTCAGAGCTGAACTTTATTAGCCAAGGAACTGTCGATGGGTCCAAGAGAAGGGGAAGCACGAGGGTAATTTGCCTTCTGGCCCTGCGGGGTAATGGATCCACTGGAGCGGGGTCAGGGGTGGCCGCTGGCCAGGAGTGCTGGGCTTcggctgcagctctgcttccatGGGGGCACcgcagctctggagctggggagaGCGAGGGGGACATGGCCAGcgtgccccagcccctctcctcccGGACAGACCCCCAGGAGTATTTTCCTGGAGCACGAGTACCCCAGAGCATCGCTGCCCAGCGCAGGGAGCTCCTACCTGCACCTACAGCTCGTCCTCGTTCCCTTGTCTGTGGAGCAAAAAGCAAAGGGAGAAGTGTTACACTGGGCAACGCGGCTGAGAGAGGGGGGAACAGGGGTTGGACCCTGCCCTGTCAGCTGGCAGgactggagcaggcagcagagatgaaaaCCCAACACCcacctcctcttcttcctccctccgCAGTGGAACCGCTGGCCTGGGGGCGAGAGGAGCGACTGAGGCTGAGCCTTCCCCCACCCATCCCAgccaccctgcagccctggcactgcccacaggctccagctgccccatgactgcaagtgctgctgctttccatggtttttttttccctaaaattagTGATCACCATCCTTGCAGCAGCTGTGACTGCGGCCACCCTGCACAGAGCGGTGCCAGAACACCCTGGCAGGGCCACAGTGCTGACACTGGGTCAGTCTGGGAGCTGCCGAGGTTGGAGGGCTCTGAGAACGCTGGCCCCCCTCTCTGGAAATGTCAGAGTTTTCTCTGCTATTTTTAATGAGTGACCTTCCCTCTGAAGCCCGGGCGCTGGCAgggaaacacaaaatatttacgTGGTCTCCCTCCCAACTCGCCCTGAGCTGGGAGCGTGCCTGGATGGAAAGTTCCCAGGCAGCCCCGagggcaggctgtgcccacccctgctgctgtgggcagggttGGTGCCCCCCAGTCCCTTCCCggccagagcaggggctgagtgcagcaggagcagagcccaggggtgTCCGGCCCACCCAGGCACTTactgaggatgatgaggagCCCGATGACAAAAGCCACGACGGCGAAGATGAGCCCCCCGTTGCGGATGGTGTCATAGTCTGGGGAGGAGCACGGCCAGGAGGTGTCAGGCCAGCCCCAGGCTCTCGCAGAGCCCAATGCAGGGTATCAGGGGCTgccttccccctgcccagccccgggcacACACTCACCGTAGCTGAAcctgtcctggccctgctcaggcaCTTGCTCTGAAAAGAGGAGAAACTCCAGTGAGAGCCACGTCTCCACAGTGCGGAGTGGGAGAGAGCAGGACCAGCAAGTGACAGCGCTGTGGCCTCCTTGGCACGCAGCTGAGCCAGGAAACTCCTGGGTCTCACCCCGGGAGCTTCAACATCCTTGGCAAATTCACGGCATGCACTGCAGGCTGCATTTGGAGGATGTTTGTCCTGGGCAAATTCACGGCATGCACTGCAGGCTGCACTTGCAGGATATTGGACAAATTGCAGGATCCTGGGCAAATTCACGGCATGCACTGCAAGCTGCACTTGCAGGATGCTCGGGAGCCTTTGAGCtccaggtgcagctgcaggcaggaccCAGTGCCCCCTCGGGAAGTGCCACTGCCTGCAGGACTCCAAAGCGGCTCTGTCCCCTCAGAGCACACACTGAACAAGCCCTGGGGCTCACACCTCGCACCAGACGCACCCCAACAACCCCTGTCCGTGTCACCGAGCTCGTCACCGTGTCACCGCTCCAGCCGCCTTACCtgacagctcagccctgtgccgGGAGCAGCTCGGAAGGAGAAATCACGCCCAGGAGAAGCCAGACTCCGGCTGGCACCGATGCGGAGCTCTGAGGATCCAACCCCGCGTGtgcccaccccaaatcctcaccgAGAGCTTCCCCCGCGGTGGGAGGGACGGGCGCTGCTGTCGCAGGGAGGTGTCCCTTACTGTCCTTACCGTCACCCATGGCCTCGGCGTGTCGTCGCTCCGGCGGGCGCCTCGCTCTGCGAGTGGGCACCCACGGGAGCGCGCATTAATTGGGAGACAAACCTCATTAAACATTAATGGCCTCGGTGTAATGTTTATCGCAGTCACGAGGGGAGGCACAGGGCTCCCGCCCGCCTTTGGGAaagagggagggcagggcaggggcagcgccCACCGTGCCAGccgtgggcagggctgggcaccccgAGCTGCGCGTCCTTGTCGCGGCGCTCCCTCCCGTTCCCATTGTCCGCCCTGCTGGGCTTCACCTCCCGCCGCGGTGACCGGCCGAGGATGGGCTCACACACAGGCTGCGACCGCCTTTTGCTGGAGAGGAGCGGGCAGCACGGCCcgtcctgccagcctggcaccgAGGGTGTGCCCCCTTGGCCGGGCCAACCCCTCCGTGCCAGCTCCGCGCCCTCCGGGCCCGGCGGCACCGCGCATCCCTGCGGACGGGGGGCACCGGGATGCCGCGCCCCTCCCCGGGCGgtgccagccccgggcccggcgtggccagctgccagcagggctgtgcaatCCAGTTTGCTCTAATCTCGCCATCAGCGAGCGGCAATCACGCGCTCGAACCGATTAACCCGGCCGGGGCTGGGAGCCGGCCCCGAGGGACGCTCGCTCCCCtcggcagggctggcacagccccggagcccccggCAGCCCGGCCCCGGTGCCACGGGGCGCAGCCAAGCCCCAGGAGGGTGCTGGCCCAGGTGGGGCCGTCACAGCGGCTCCGCTGTCACCGCGCCCTGGCAGCGCTCAGCATCCGCCGGAGCGGCGCGCCAGCAGCGCGACACAGCGGCTCCCAAAAACCCAGGGACAAAAGTGCCCGTGGGAGGGTCCCCAGCAGCGCGACACAGCGGCTCCCAAAAACCCAGGGACAAAAGTGCCCGTGGCCGCGCCTCCAGGTACCGTGACACAGCTGTTCCCAAAAAACCGAGGGACAAAAGCGTCCGCGGCCGCTCCCCCAGCAGCCAGACACGGCGGCTCCCAAAAACCGAGAAACAAAAGTGTCCGCGGCCGCGCCTCCAGCACCGTGACACGGCGGCTCCCAAAAAACTGAGGGACAAAAGTGTCCATGGCCAAAGTGTCCGCGGCCGCGCCCCCAGCAGCCTGACCCAGAGTCTCCCAAAAAACCGAGGGACAAAAGCGTCC
The genomic region above belongs to Zonotrichia leucophrys gambelii isolate GWCS_2022_RI chromosome 24, RI_Zleu_2.0, whole genome shotgun sequence and contains:
- the FXYD2 gene encoding sodium/potassium-transporting ATPase subunit gamma — protein: MGDEQVPEQGQDRFSYDYDTIRNGGLIFAVVAFVIGLLIILSQRFHCGGRKKRRQGNEDEL